The following coding sequences are from one Macaca mulatta isolate MMU2019108-1 chromosome 7, T2T-MMU8v2.0, whole genome shotgun sequence window:
- the STARD9 gene encoding stAR-related lipid transfer protein 9 isoform X3, with amino-acid sequence MPDPTHQTSEKTSSEECLSQAASYPPRTGCLRKNGLHSSGHGQPCTARAALSRKGASAPDTWLTVSPNSVGIQEMERVGKQPHQMVIQGLASLRKSANKLKPRHEPKILTSTTQTRRAKGLADPSHTQAGWRKEGNLGTHTAAKGASCNSPYPHGPRQTAGHGKAVKTFCTEYKPPSLSRASKRHQRVLAARVRNITKKSSHLPLGSPLKRQQNTRDLDTMAPLTDFSPVVDHSREDNDFSDSDSNYSVDSLSCVYAKALIEPLKPEDPQERKWDFPEPENSESDDSQISEDSLAEKRYQSPQNRLGGNHPTNHHGHPRTRARASVRGFTAPSDSDLLAQTHRSFSLDSLIDAEEELAEDQQEEPCPGSADEIPTETFWHLEDSNLPVMDQEAICRLGPINYRTAARLDAVLPMSSSFYLDPQFQPRCELQPHCEQAESQGEPSYSEQANSLQGMQLSRESPLMSMDSWFSCDSKINPSSPPGIVGSLCPSPDVQEFHHCKGERPGYWLNTEELKPSDAETVLPYSSKLHQGSTELLCIARDEHTASASDMSRLSLWGIQKLIQPGADGTFQGRCIHDTTQQGSSEASHNSSVSNVLSASATTLTHVGGTHERDWSALQQKYLLELSCPVLEAIGVPRPAFPYLEEDSGSLAQASGEGGDTSLPVGPKVSSNLNLNNFPIHLSRIRRLRAEKEQDSLNAKLEGVSDFFSTSEKEVSYDETYSADLESLAASRSTNAQVFAVGNTIPGSMTEACEVKQNNLEECLQSCRKPGLMTSSDEYFFQKNACHSNVTTATKADHWPHGWAPLRKNSAVQPGQLSPDSQYPLEEEKTDCQESSKEAVRRHINISFAFPSGPELYLHSAAWNPLSSSLQPPLLETFYVTKSRDALTETALEIPACREVRVPSPPPREAWGFGHNRQALQDAYLKTNLPVLLQNQNSKVASSQQVTAEIPVDMNTGEVIRESGKCPGNITEESRDSVYSSVTQNRHFLPSTSTKVCEFENQVGILNKHSFPALEGGEVTAQSCCSVSSDSTESGKPLLLFLESEACEEEELDQNTVLRQTINVGLEKDLPWESAVSLKSRSVHHRVSSPGMVAQDESPTPKWEGKNETRLLEKALHPKDSSEEFKLPGTKPAYERFQLVTCPQERNPGECKGPGKSQGMLNPNGEPSEKKQNKRVNNTDEMARLIRSVMQLENGILEIESKQNKQVHASHTPGVDKESVFQDQKEQEKTDHALRPDSSGNLLTSKDQPSSPRQTDATVFRDSEAGEMEVNSTGNHPQVQKITLNPFRSREGVQESGPMRQHTHPAGSDRPARDIFESLGKHTTCREFTNTSFHPQRMKALTRALPLQPRLERSSENNSQLVKASASLKEQPWGLGSLEELETVKGFQESQVAEHLSSSNQEEPKAQGKVEEMPMQRGRSLQEENKVTQKLPSLSQLCRDTFFSQETVSPLLSWTEFSTAPPHQDLSNTLPLNSPRRPRSCLHVPGVLGISSLDCVLDLTMLKIHNSPLVTGVHHQDQSTETRGHSPEGNVRGGSSEAHTAWCGSVRSMAMRSHSQSGVPESISLGTEDKISASTSPQDHGKDLRITLLGFSTSEDFASEAEVAVQKEIGVSSLNKVSSQPEKRVSFSLEKDNDQASKPRQKAEKETEDLGLTSSVSLAPVSLPRVPSLEPRLLEPSDYASMCLAILEEIRQAKAQRKQLNDFVARGTVLSYCETLLEPECSSGVSGGPQCKQIELSSSDQTRNEGEAPGFHVASLSAEAGQTDLSTDERKVQATPLSADSFQSLPNTETDRQPWDPMQAFSHAAPALDKKHCAGELRQFAGTSEPFICHSGSSEILEKKKDATRTLSSVDPLAPDSLLSSPVEGVRRVVSKQVVAALSSQAPCDDPRVTLHELSQSVPQETVEGIPAGSQDSSPEHQEPRALNTTYGEVSGHSLVTAQEEKTAHFESQSVTCDVQNSTSPSGPKQDHVQCPEASTGFEEGRANAKQDTVLPGALTGVELEAPTQQCVKWKESVGSGLTEICRAGSKHSRPTPLPDQRPSPNPEGIGEGAPCRYPREALHGPVFSRNPEGSRTLSASRGKESRTLPCRRPCSSQPVATRSYSCHSSTLLCCRGGDLGKEPFKAALRTVYPPCGVPSRACEVDETGETSSRGPDVLLTHGLEPKDVNREFSITESSTCEPSTVAAILSGAQGCRSPSASDVRRTSSFSHSATDGSLGLIGAPEKKVAENQASTELEATSFPAGMYSEPLRQFRDSSVGDQNAQVSQTSPEPPATTPGPHTLDLSEGSVESKLVAEPRHECFENTTRCFLEKPQFSTELRDHYCLDSQAKFVARLKHTCSPQEDSRWQEEEQRRDQASGGGEGFTQGMNPLPSDEGGLDSRQILDARRQEVAVAKPPVSKILSQGFKDPATVSLRQNETPQPVSQGPGNLYTGREQPALNHRGSLPMTAIFSGPERSKSSPTPQISVVSSSRSLQELNLSVEPPSPTDEDTQGPDRWWNPHLRGYSTGKSMARTSLQAEDSNQKASSHLDDGTTDHRPPKPATPPYPVPSTLSHMPTPDFMTSWMSGTLEQGQQGKPEKLGVQVRPENWCSQMDKGMLHFGSSDISPYALPWHPEEHARIGWKQYVFGSTVNVSCSQKPQGLTPSNVARCSSMDNGLEDQNSPLHSHLSTYANIRDLSTTHSSTENAQGSNEAWEVFPGSSSVSLGDPHILTSSEGVAPTLGHDRRPQFRGPSGEADCLRSKPRLAEGSVAGPADEIMLPYPSGAGCPVGQTRTNIFEQGTQTLGSRCHQSSTDISFAQPEASAASASDLASWTSMHNLSLHLSQLLHSTSELLGSLSQPGVARREQNTKRDVPDKAPQALMMDGSTQTTVDEGSQTDLASPTLRLQASEAEPQGANVILEGLGSHTSTVSQEEGDVPGVPQKREAEETAQKMAQLLYLQEESTPYKPQNPSTPSSHLRFQKAPLRQHLPSVGPSVSDAFLPPSSQPEESSCIAVSSPSPSPCHSPGLLPSTSEYPGDPRVQKKLGPTSALLVDRASSPILTLSASTQELGLPPGSLTLSAPSAHPVEGHQKLDSSPDPVGAPRTPMDNYSQTTDELGGSQRGGSVLQRSNGRSFLELHSPHNPQQSPKLQFSFLGQHPQQLQPSTTIGVQSRLLPPPLRHRSQTLADSFVPEEVAFPERGPLSGREPSQWRSRTENGGESSASPGEPQRTLDRPSSCGGLQHLSPCPVSELTDTAGLRGSALGLPQACQPEGLLCSSCQMCMAPEPQHHSLRDLPAHNKFSNWCGVQKGSPGGVDMTEEELGASGDLSSEKQEQSTPQPPNDHSQDPEWSQGEQIPLQVGAQNLSLSVELTEAKLHHGFGEADALLQVLQSGTGEALAADEPVISTWKELHARQKKAIETLRRERAERLGNFCRTRSLSPQKQLSLLPNKELFVWDLDLPSRRREYLQQLRKDVVETTRSPESVSRSAQPPSDIELMLRDYQQAHEEAKEEIARARDQLREQTEQEKLRIHQQIVSQLLREEDKLHTLANSSSLCTSSNGSLSSGMTSGYNSSPALSGQLQCPENAGYTNLPDSRDVWIGDERGGLSAVRKNSAYGRRASLGSCCCSPSSLSNSGTCFSSSYQDLAKHVVDTSMADVMAACSDNLHNLFSCQATAGWNYQGEEQAVQLYYKVFSSTRHGFLGAGVVSQPLSHVWAAVSDPSLWPLYYKPIQTARLHQRVTNSISLVYLVCNTTLCALKQPRDFCCVCVEAKEVPALVGHLSVMAAQSVYDTSMPRPSRKMVRGEILPSAWILQPVTVEGKEVTRVIYLAQVELGAPGFPPQLLSSFIKQQPLVIARLASFLGS; translated from the exons ATGCCTGACCCTACTCACCAAACATCAGAGAAAACATCATCAGAAGAGTGTTTGTCACAGGCTGCTTCCTACCCTCCAAGGACAGGGTGTCTCCGCAAGAACGGCCTGCATTCCTCAGGCCATGGGCAGCCCTGCACAGCCAGAGCAGCCTTGTCCAGGAAGGGAGCCTCAGCTCCAGACACTTGGCTCACCGTGAGTCCCAACTCTGTTGGCATCCAGGAAATGGAGAGGGTGGGTAAGCAGCCCCATCAGATGGTGATCCAGGGCTTAGCATCTCTGAGGAAATCAGCTAACAAGCTAAAGCCAAGGCATGAGCCAAAGATCCTCACCTCTACTACCCAGACCAGAAGGGCAAAAGGACTAGCAGACCCTAGCCACACACAAGCTGGGTGGCGAAAAGAAGGTAACCTTGGGACCCACACGGCTGCTAAGGGAGCCAGTTGCAATTCCCCATATCCTCATGGACCCAGGCAGACTGCTGGGCATGGAAAGGCAGTCAAGACTTTTTGTACAGAATACAAACCACCTTCTCTAAGCAGGGCATCAAAAAGGCATCAGAGGGTTCTGGCAGCTAGGGTCAGAAATATTACCAAAAAGTCCTCTCACTTGCCTCTTGGCAGTCCTTTGAAGAGACAACAAAATACGAGGGACCTAGACACCATGGCCCCACTCACAGATTTTAGTCCAGTAGTGGATCATTCAAGAGAAGACAATGATTTTTCTGACTCAGATAGCAACTACTCAGTGGATTCTCTCTCGTGTGTCTATGCCAAAGCCCTGATAGAGCCGCTAAAGCCAGAGGACCCTCAGGAGAGGAAGTGGGATTTCCCGGAGCCAGAGAACTCTGAAAGTGATGACAGCCAAATATCTGAGGACTCACTGGCTGAGAAGAGGTACCAAAGCCCACAAAACAGGCTAGGGGGAAATCATCCCACCAACCACCATGGCCACCCCAGGACCAGAGCTAGAGCTTCTGTGAGGGGCTTCACTGCACCCTCAGACAGTGACCTACTTGCTCAAACTCACAGAAGCTTCTCCTTGGATAGCCTGATTGATGCTGAGGAAGAACTAGCGGAAGATCAGCAAGAAGAACCTTGCCCTGGTTCAGCCGATGAGATACCCACAGAGACTTTTTGGCACCTGGAGGACTCCAATCTGCCTGTAATGGACCAAGAGGCAATATGCAGGCTTGGTCCCATCAACTACAGAACAGCAGCTAGGCTGGATGCCGTCCTGCCAATGAGCAGTTCGTTTTACCTTGATCCTCAGTTCCAACCCCGTTGTGAGCTCCAACCCCATTGTGAGCAGGCAGAGTCACAGGGAGAGCCAAGCTACTCTGAACAGGCCAACTCTCTCCAAGGCATGCAGCTTTCAAGAGAGAGCCCACTGATGTCCATGGATTCCTGGTTTTCCTGTGATTCTAAGATCAACCCCAGCAGCCCCCCAGGAATAGTGGGTTCTTTATGTCCAAGTCCTGATGTGCAGGAATTTCACCACTGTAAGGGGGAGAGACCTGGATACTGGCTAAATACTGAGGAACTAAAGCCATCAGATGCAGAAACGGTTCTGCCATATAGCTCCAAACTGCACCAAGGCAGTACTGAGCTGCTCTGCATTGCAAGAGATGAGCACACAGCCTCTGCTTCTGATATGTCGAGGCTGTCTCTCTGGGGAATTCAAAAGCTTATTCAACCAGGAGCTGATGGCACTTTTCAGGGCAGATGCATCCATGACACGACCCAGCAGGGCAGCTCTGAAGCATCCCACAATTCTAGTGTATCAAACGTGCTGTCTGCCTCTGCCACCACATTGACTCATGTAGGCGGCACCCACGAAAGGGACTGGTCTGCCCTTCAGCAAAAGTACCTCCTTGAACTCTCTTGCCCTGTTTTGGAGGCCATAGGAGTGCCCAGGCCAGCTTTCCCCTACCTTGAGGAAGACTCTGGTTCCCTGGCCCAAGCTTCTGGTGAAGGAGGAGATACTTCATTGCCAGTTGGCCCTAAGGTATCTAGCAATCTGAATCTCAACAACTTTCCAATCCATCTTTCCAGAATCAGGCGTTTGAGGGCAGAGAAAGAACAGGACAGTTTAAATGCCAAATTAGAAGGTGTTTCAGATTTCTTTAGCACTAGTGAGAAAGAGGTGAGTTATGACGAAACTTATTCAGCAGACTTAGAATCATTGGCTGCTTCTCGATCTACAAATGCACAGGTCTTTGCAGTAGGGAACACGATACCAGGTTCCATGACAGAAGCATGTGAAGTCAAGCAGAACAACTTGGAAGAATGCCTTCAGAGTTGCAGGAAACCTGGACTGATGACTTCCTCTGATGAGTATTTTTTCCAGAAGAACGCTTGTCACAGTAATGTCACTACAGCCACCAAAGCAGACCATTGGCCTCACGGCTGGGCTCCTCTCAGGAAAAATAGTGCAGTCCAGCCAGGGCAATTAAGTCCTGACAGCCAGTACCCActagaggaagagaagacagatTGCCAGGAGAGCTCTAAGGAAGCAGTTAGAAGACACATAAATATCTCCTTTGCCTTTCCTTCAGGTCCAGAGCTATACCTTCACTCTGCTGCCTGGAATCCATTGTCATCTTCCCTGCAGCCCCCACTCTTGGAAACATTCTATGTGACCAAAAGCAGGGATGCCCTGACAGAAACTGCCTTAGAGATTCCAGCTTGCAGAGAAGTAAGGGTACCTTCCCCACCCCCCAGGGAAGCCTGGGGCTTTGGTCACAACCGCCAAGCTCTCCAAGATGCTTATTTGAAGACTAATTTGCCAGTGCTGTTACAAAACCAGAATTCTAAGGTTGCCTCATCTCAGCAGGTCACAGCTGAGATACCAGTAGATATGAATACCGGGGAAGTCATCAGAGAATCAGGTAAATGCCCTGGAAATATTACAGAAGAAAGCCGTGATTCAGTTTATTCTTCTGTTACTCAGAACAGACATTTTCTCCCCTCTACCAGCACAAAAGTATGTGAATTTGAAAATCAAGttggaattttaaataaacacagtTTTCCAGCACTTGAAGGAGGAGAGGTCACTGCTCAGTCCTGTTGCAGTGTTTCCTCAGACAGCACTGAGTCTGGGAagcctctcctcctctttctcgaATCTGAGGCATGTGAGGAAGAAGAGCTGGATCAGAATACAGTTCTGAGGCAGACCATCAATGTAGGCCTTGAGAAAGACTTGCCATGGGAAAGTGCTGTTTCTTTGAAGTCCAGATCAGTACATCATAGAGTAAGCAGCCCAGGGATGGTGGCCCAGGATGAGAGTCCAACCCCTAAGTGGGaagggaaaaatgaaactagGCTTCTTGAAAAAGCTCTTCATCCCAAAGATAGCTCAGAAGAGTTTAAGCTTCCAGGCACAAAGCCTGCATATGAGAGGTTCCAGTTAGTTACATGCCCTCAGGAAAGAAACCCCGGTGAATGCAAGGGTCCTGGAAAGTCACAAGGAATGTTAAATCCCAACGGAGAACCTtctgaaaagaaacagaataaaagagTTAATAATACTGATGAAATGGCTAGGCTAATTAGGAGTGTAATGCAGCTGGAAAATGGCATCTTAGAAATTGAATCTAAGCAGAATAAGCAGGTTcatgcttcccacacaccaggtGTCGACAAGGAGTCAGTGTTCCAGGACCAGAAGGAGCAGGAGAAGACTGACCATGCCCTTAGGCCAGACAGCTCTGGAAACCTTTTGACCTCTAAGGATCAGCCATCTTCTCCAAGACAGACAGATGCTACTGTCTTTAGGGATAGTGAAGCTGGAGAGATGGAGGTTAACAGCACTGGGAACCATCCCCAGGTCCAGAAAATCACCCTGAACCCCTTCAGGTCAAGGGAAGGTGTACAAGAGAGTGGACCTATGAGACAGCACACCCACCCAGCTGGATCAGACAGACCTGCCAGGGATATTTTTGAGTCTTTAGGGAAACACACAACTTGCAGAGAGTTCACCAACACTTCTTTTCACCCACAGAGAATGAAAGCCTTGACTAGAGCTCTGCCATTGCAGCCCAGGCTAGAGAGGTCTTCTGAGAATAATAGCCAGTTGGTAAAAGCATCAGCAAGTCTCAAAGAGCAGCCTTGGGGCTTAGGAAGTCTTGAGGAATTGGAGACTGTGAAAGGTTTTCAGGAAAGCCAAGTTGCTGAACACTTAAGTAGTTCCAACCAAGAGGAGCCAAAAGCTCAAGGTAAAGTTGAAGAAATGCCTATGCAAAGGGGACGCAGCctacaggaagaaaataaagtgacTCAGAAACTTCCTAGTCTCAGCCAGCTTTGTAGGGACACATTTTTCAGCCAGGAAACTGTCAGCCCGTTACTAAGCTGGACCGAATTCTCTACAGCTCCTCCTCACCAAGACCTGAGTAATACCTTGCCCTTGAATTCTCCAAGGCGGCCAAGAAGCTGTCTTCATGTACCTGGTGTTCTAGGCATCTCTTCACTTGACTGTGTGCTGGATCTCACAATGTTGAAAATTCATAACAGTCCCTTGGTAACTGGAGTACATCATCAGGACCAGAGTACAGAGACCAGAGGCCACAGCCCTGAAGGAAATGTTAGAGGGGGTTCTTCTGAGGCACACACTGCCTGGTGTGGGTCTGTGCGATCCATGGCCATGAGATCTCATAGTCAATCTGGTGTACCAGAGAGCATTTCTCTGGGGACAGAGGACAAGATCTCAGCAAGCACCAGCCCCCAAGACCATGGAAAGGACCTCAGAATCACCTTGCTGGGTTTCAGTACCAGCGAAGATTTTGCTTCTGAAGCCGAGGTGGCTGTGCAGAAAGAAATAGGAGTCAGTTCACTGAACAAGGTCTCTAGCCAGCCTGAAAAGAGGGTCAGCTTCTCCTTGGAAAAGGATAATGACCAAGCCAGCAAGCCAAGGCAGAAGGCAGAGAAGGAGACTGAGGACCTTGGACTGACCAGCAGTGTTTCCTTAGCACCTGTTTCCTTGCCAAGGGTGCCCAGTCTGGAGCCTAGGCTGTTGGAGCCCTCTGACTATGCATCCATGTGTCTGGCCATCTTGGAGGAGATCAGACAGGCAAAGGCCCAGAGAAAGCAGCTTAATGACTTTGTGGCCAGAGGCACAGTCCTTTCTTACTGTGAAACTTTACTAGAACCTGAATGTTCTTCAGGGGTTTCTGGCGGGCCTCAGTGTAAACAAATAGAACTGTCATCATCAGACCAGACCAGGAATGAGGGTGAAGCACCGGGATTTCATGTGGCATCTCTATCTGCTGAAGCAGGGCAGACAGATCTGTCAACTGATGAGAGGAAAGTCCAGGCCACACCTCTGTCTGCAGACAGCTTTCAATCTCTGCCCAATACGGAAACTGACAGACAGCCGTGGGATCCTATGCAGGCTTTCTCCCATGCTGCCCCTGCTCTAGACAAAAAACATTGTGCTGGAGAACTGAGGCAGTTCGCGGGAACAAGTGAACCGTTTATATGTCACTCTGGTTCTTCTGAAAtcctagagaaaaagaaagatgcaaCCAGAACGCTTTCCTCTGTTGATCCTTTGGCCCCAGACAGTCTTCTTTCTTCACCTGTGGAGGGGGTCAGGAGGGTAGTATCAAAGCAGGTAGTGGCTGCCTTATCTTCTCAGGCCCCTTGTGATGATCCTAGAGTGACTCTGCATGAGCTAAGTCAGTCAGTTCCGCAGGAGACCGTAGAGGGCATACCCGCTGGCAGTCAGGACAGCAGCCCAGAGCATCAGGAACCCAGAGCTCTAAACACCACATATGGAGAAGTTTCAGGTCATTCGTTAGTGACTGCACAGGAAGAAAAAACAGCCCATTTTGAAAGTCAGTCTGTGACCTGTGATGTTCAGAATTCTACAAGTCCCTCAGGGCCTAAGCAAGACCATGTCCAATGCCCTGAGGCTTCCACTGGCTTTGAAGAAGGTAGGGCAAATGCCAAACAAGATACCGTTCTGCCTGGAGCTCTGACAGGGGTTGAACTGGAAGCTCCCACACAGCAGTGTGTGAAGTGGAAGGAGAGTGTTGGGTCTGGGTTGACAGAAATCTGCAGGGCTGGCAGCAAACATTCCAGACCAACTCCACTGCCAGATCAAAGACCAAGCCCAAATCCTGAGGGAATTGGAGAGGGAGCCCCATGCAGATATCCAAGGGAAGCTTTACATGGCCCTGTCTTCTCAAGGAACCCTGAAGGCAGCAGGACTCTCAGCGCGTCTAGAGGAAAAGAGAGCAGAACTCTTCCTTGCCGACGGCCGTGCAGTTCTCAACCTGTTGCTACTCGTTCTTATTCCTGCCATTCCTCTACTCTACTGTGTTGTAGAGGTGGTGACCTGGGGAAGGAGCCTTTCAAGGCTGCTCTGCGTACTGTCTACCCCCCCTGTGGAGTACCTTCCAGGGCCTGTGAAGTGGATGAGACAGGAGAGACCTCTTCTAGGGGACCTGATGTGCTCTTGACACATGGCCTTGAGCCCAAAGATGTTAATAGGGAATTTAGTATAACAGAGAGCAGCACTTGTGAGCCCTCTACCGTGGCTGCTATCCTATCTGGGGCTCAAGGCTGCAGATCCCCTTCTGCCTCTGATGTGAGGAGGACAAGTTCCTTCAGCCACTCAGCTACTGATGGAAGCTTAGGATTAATAGGCGCTCCTGAGAAAAAGGTTGCTGAGAACCAAGCAAGCACAGAACTTGAGGCTACCTCTTTCCCTGCAGGCATGTACTCTGAGCCACTGAGGCAGTTTAGGGACAGCTCTGTAGGTGACCAGAATGCACAGGTGTCTCAAACCAGTCCAGAACCACCTGCAACAACTCCGGGACCACACACCCTGGATTTAAGTGAAGGGTCTGTGGAGAGCAAGTTGGTGGCAGAGCCACGACATGAATGTTTTGAAAATACCACCAGATGTTTTTTGGAAAAGCCACAATTTTCCACTGAATTGAGAGATCACTATTGCTTGGATTCCCAAGCCAAGTTTGTAGCAAGGTTAAAACATACCTGCAGCCCCCAGGAAGACAGTCGCTGGCAGGAAGAAGAGCAGCGCAGAGACCAGGCTTCAGGTGGTGGTGAAGGCTTCACCCAGGGTATGAATCCGCTTCCTTCTGATGAAGGTGGCTTAGATAGCCGTCAGATTTTAGATGCTAGGAGACAGGAGGTGGCTGTGGCCAAGCCTCCTGTGTCCAAGATTTTATCACAGGGCTTCAAAGACCCAGCCACTGTGTCCTTGAGGCAAAATGAAACACCACAGCCTGTTTCTCAGGGGCCTGGCAACCTCTATACTGGCAGAGAGCAGCCAGCCCTCAACCACAGGGGCTCACTTCCCATGACTGCAATCTTCTCTGGCCCCGAACGCTCCAAGTCCTCCCCCACACCACAGATCTCAGTTGTCAGCTCTTCTCGTTCTCTTCAGGAGCTAAACTTGAGTGTGGAGCCTCCTTCCCCTACAGACGAAGATACACAGGGGCCTGACAGATGGTGGAACCCACATCTCAGGGGCTATTCCACAGGAAAGTCAATGGCAAGAACATCTCTGCAGGCTGAGGACAGCAATCAGAAAGCCTCATCTCACCTGGATGATGGCACTACTGATCACAGGCCCCCGAAGCCTGCCACCCCTCCTTATCCAGTGCCTTCTACCCTCTCACACATGCCAACCCCTGATTTCATGACCAGCTGGATGTCTGGTACTTTGGAACAGGGCCAACAGGGAAAGCCAGAAAAACTGGGTGTCCAGGTTAGGCCAGAAAATTGGTGCTCTCAGATGGACAAAGGAATGCTGCACTTTGGCTCCAGTGACATCAGTCCCTATGCCCTGCCCTGGCATCCAGAGGAGCATGCACGTATCGGCTGGAAGCAATATGTTTTTGGCAGTACAGTCAATGTTTCCTGCAGCCAGAAACCCCAGGGCCTGACACCATCAAATGTGGCCCGGTGCTCCAGCATGGACAATGGCCTAGAAGACCAGAACTCCCCCTTACACTCTCACCTCAGCACTTATGCCAATATTCGCGATCTGTCAACCACACACAGCAGCACTGAGAATGCCCAAGGTTCAAATGAGGCCTGGGAAGTATTCCCAGGGAGTTCTTCAGTTTCTTTAGGAGACCCCCACATCCTGACGAGCTCTGAAGGAGTAGCCCCCACTTTAGGTCATGACAGAAGACCCCAGTTCAGGGGCCCTTCTGGTGAAGCAGACTGTCTGAGGAGTAAGCCCCGCTTGGCTGAAGGAAGTGTTGCAGGTCCAGCGGATGAGATTATGCTGCCGTATCCATCAGGGGCGGGCTGCCCTGTGGGACAGACCAGGACGAACATATTCGAACAGGGCACACAGACCCTTGGCAGCAGGTGCCACCAGAGCAGCACTGACATCTCCTTTGCTCAGCCTGAAGCTAGTGCGGCATCAGCCTCTGATCTGGCCTCATGGACCAGCATGCACAAtctgtctctccacctctcacAGCTCCTGCACAGTACCTCAGAGCTGCTTGGGAGTctctcccagccaggtgtggccaGAAGGGAGCAGAACACCAAGAGGGACGTCCCAGATAAAGCCCCACAGGCCCTGATGATGGATGGCTCTACTCAGACCACTGTGGATGAAGGCAGCCAGACTGACCTCGCCTCACCCACCCTGCGCCTCCAGGCTTCAGAGGCCGAACCTCAGGGGGCCAATGTGATCCTTGAAGGGCTGGGTTCACATACCTCAACTGTGTCTCAAGAAGAGGGAGATGTGCCAGGGGTACCtcagaagagagaggcagaggaaacagcacagAAAATGGCACAGCTCCTGTATCTTCAGGAAGAAAGCACTCCCTACAAGCCCCAGAACCCTTCAACACCCTCATCCCACTTGAGGTTTCAGAAAGCCCCGCTTAGGCAGCATCTTCCTTCTGTGGGCCCCTCAGTTTCTGATGCTTTCCTGcctcccagctcccagccagAGGAGTCGTCTTGCATAGCTGTCAGCAGTCCCAGTCCCAGCCCCTGTCATTCCCCAGGGCTCCTTCCCAGTACTTCCGAGTACCCTGGGGACCCTAGGGTCCAGAAGAAGCTGGGCCCCACCAGCGCTTTGTTGGTGGACAGGGCTTCCTCCCCAATCCTCACTCTTAGTGCCAGCACCCAAGAGCTGGGTCTTCCCCCAGGCTCTTTGACCCTCTCAGCCCCTTCAGCTCACCCTGTTGAAGGCCACCAGAAGCTTGACTCCAGCCCAGACCCTGTTGGTGCCCCGAGGACTCCGATGGATAATTATTCCCAAACCACTGATGAGTTGGGCGGCTCCCAGAGAGGTGGAAGTGTATTACAGAGGAGTAACGGGAGGTCCTTCCTTGAGTTACACTCCCCGCACAACCCACAACAGAGTCCAAAACTCCAATTTAGTTTCTTAGGGCAGCACCCTCAGCAGCTTCAGCCCAGTACCACGATTGGGGTCCAAAGTAGactgctgccaccaccactgAGGCACAGGAGCCAGACGCTGGCCGACAGCTTTGTGCCTGAGGAGGTGGCTTTCCCGGAGCGTGGCCCACTGAGCGGTAGGGAGCCAAGTCAGTGGCGGAGCAGGACAGAAAATGGAGGTGAGAGTTCAGCATCTCCAGGGGAACCACAACGCACTCTGGACCGACCTTCTTCATGTGGAGGCCTCCAGCACCTCAGCCCCTGCCCTGTCTCTGAGTTGACTGATACTGCAGGGCTCCGAGGTTCCGCCTTGGGCCTCCCTCAAGCCTGCCAACCCGAGGGGTTACTGTGCTCCAGTTGCCAGATGTGCATGGCCCCTGAGCCCCAGCACCACAGTCTGAGGGACCTCCCGGCGCATAACAAATTTAGTAACTGGTGTGGGGTTCAGAAGGGCTCACCTGGGGGGGTGGACATGACTGAGGAGGAGCTGGGGGCCAGCGGTGATCTCAGCTCTGAAAAGCAGGAACAGAGCACCCCACAACCTCCTAATGACCACAGCCAGGACCCTGAGTGGTCCCAGGGGGAGCAGATCCCCCTGCAAGTTGGGGCCCAGAACCTCTCACTCAGCGTGGAACTCACAGAAGCGAAATTGCACCACGGCTTTGGGGAGGCCGATGCCCTGCTCCAGGTGCTGCAGAGTGGGACAGGGGAGGCGCTTGCTGCTGATGAACCTGTGATATCCACCTGGAAGGAGCTCCATGCACG GCAAAAAAAAGCCATTGAGACCCTCAGGAGAGAGCGGGCTGAGCGACTTGGGAACTTCTGCCGGACGCGAAGCCTTAGCCCGCAGAAACAACTGAGCCTCCTGCCCAACAAAGAGCTCTTCGTCTGGGATCTTGACTTGCCCAGCCGACGCCGAGAATACCTGCAGCAACTGAGGAAGGATGTTGTGGAAACCACCAG GAGCCCAGAGTCGGTGTCAAGGTCGGCTCAGCCACCCTCTGACATAGAGCTGATGCTGCGAGACTACCAGCAGGCCCAtgaggaggccaaggaggagatTGCCCGGGCCCGAGACCAACTGCGGGAGCAGACTGAACAAGAGAAGCTGAGAATCCACCAGCAGATCGTTTCCCAGCTGTTGAGG GAAGAGGATAAACTACATACCTTGGCCAACTCCAGCTCCCTGTGCACCAGCTCTAATGGAAGCCTCTCATCTGGTATGACCTCTGGCTATAATAGCAGCCCAGCCTTGTCAGGCCAGCTCCAGTGCCCAGAGAATGCG